A region from the Paenarthrobacter aurescens genome encodes:
- a CDS encoding 16S rRNA (uracil(1498)-N(3))-methyltransferase, with amino-acid sequence MSNPVFFAPAGSFGQLSPGSTFVLEGAEARHAVTVKRLAVGEPVDIADGAGARLIGTVMDTGSSTLTVQASEILVEDQPEIRLVLVQALAKGDRDELAIETATELGIDAVIPWQSERAIVRWKGDRAVKAHAKWQSVVTAAAKQARRAWIPEVRSIVDTGALAKAVAAADAAIILHEDAKNPLRAVLEETLAVMEGQAGTSREVLLIVGPEGGIAPREVTRLSDAGAVTALLGHHVLRSSTAGPAAVVLASDVLGRW; translated from the coding sequence GTGAGCAACCCGGTTTTCTTTGCACCGGCGGGTAGCTTCGGTCAGTTGAGCCCCGGCTCTACGTTCGTCCTGGAGGGCGCTGAAGCCCGCCACGCTGTCACAGTCAAGCGATTGGCTGTAGGCGAGCCGGTGGACATAGCGGACGGTGCGGGCGCGCGGTTGATCGGCACCGTGATGGACACCGGTTCGAGCACCCTCACCGTGCAGGCGTCGGAGATCCTCGTCGAGGACCAGCCGGAAATCCGGCTGGTCCTGGTTCAGGCGTTAGCGAAGGGCGATCGCGACGAACTAGCCATCGAGACTGCTACCGAGCTTGGAATTGATGCAGTCATTCCGTGGCAGTCCGAGCGGGCAATCGTGCGCTGGAAAGGCGATAGGGCCGTCAAGGCGCACGCCAAGTGGCAGTCAGTGGTCACTGCGGCAGCCAAACAGGCGCGACGTGCTTGGATTCCCGAGGTACGTTCCATAGTGGACACAGGCGCCTTGGCGAAAGCCGTGGCGGCTGCTGATGCAGCCATCATCCTCCATGAAGATGCGAAGAACCCCTTAAGGGCTGTCCTTGAGGAGACACTTGCGGTCATGGAAGGACAGGCAGGGACTTCCCGCGAGGTGCTCCTGATCGTGGGGCCGGAGGGTGGAATCGCCCCGCGTGAGGTGACGCGGCTCAGCGACGCGGGTGCGGTGACGGCACTGTTGGGTCACCATGTCTTGAGGTCTTCGACGGCGGGACCCGCCGCCGTCGTGCTGGCCAGCGACGTCCTCGGCCGCTGGTAG
- a CDS encoding DUF3097 domain-containing protein — MALNNWGPQDLSAPAKKQLPEVAVQRGMVLEDVQSGWVGEVTRVEKSGGMHVVSLEDRRGKTKSFQLGFGFLLEGQAIRLMPPAPRAATSAVPAGRTASGSVKVQGQRAQVAKASRIWVEGKHDAELVEKVWGDDLRVEGIVVEPLHGVDDLKSAIADFNPGPGRRLGILVDHLVPGSKESRIAADAMTVPGAAGNVLIVGHPYVDVWQAIRPKVLGIDAWPAVPRGIDWKTGILSAFGWPHETAEDIGLGWQRLLGAVRTYADLEASLLGRVEEVIDFLTVP; from the coding sequence GTGGCTTTGAACAATTGGGGTCCGCAGGATCTTTCCGCTCCAGCCAAGAAGCAACTGCCCGAAGTTGCCGTTCAACGCGGAATGGTCCTTGAGGACGTTCAATCGGGCTGGGTGGGCGAAGTCACGCGTGTGGAGAAATCCGGCGGCATGCATGTGGTATCCCTTGAGGACCGGCGCGGTAAGACCAAGTCCTTCCAACTGGGATTCGGCTTCCTCCTCGAGGGGCAAGCCATCCGGTTGATGCCTCCCGCCCCGCGGGCTGCCACCTCCGCAGTTCCCGCCGGGCGGACGGCTTCAGGCTCGGTGAAAGTGCAGGGTCAGCGGGCCCAGGTAGCGAAGGCCAGCCGGATTTGGGTGGAAGGAAAGCACGACGCCGAGCTTGTGGAGAAGGTCTGGGGTGACGACCTCCGGGTGGAGGGCATCGTGGTGGAACCACTCCATGGCGTTGATGACCTGAAGTCAGCAATCGCAGACTTCAACCCCGGCCCGGGCCGCAGGCTTGGCATCCTCGTGGACCACCTCGTCCCGGGCTCCAAGGAGTCCCGAATCGCCGCCGATGCCATGACAGTACCGGGGGCAGCAGGGAACGTCTTGATTGTGGGACACCCCTATGTGGATGTGTGGCAGGCCATCCGGCCGAAGGTTCTGGGCATTGATGCCTGGCCCGCAGTGCCCCGGGGAATCGATTGGAAAACCGGGATCCTCAGCGCATTCGGCTGGCCGCACGAGACCGCGGAGGACATAGGCTTGGGTTGGCAACGGCTCCTGGGTGCGGTCCGCACTTATGCCGACCTCGAGGCCTCGCTCCTGGGACGGGTGGAGGAAGTCATCGATTTCCTGACTGTTCCCTGA
- a CDS encoding DUF4870 domain-containing protein, which produces MADNAPEEPGSAAGRPQYHGAPANALPLTASEDRQWATLAHFGGILGCLPSLLIYLIFKDRGPFTAQESKEALNFTLPPTIAAVLANILVLLPVVGNIFAVIATAIWVALTCFSVSAGIRVNHGQPHRYKINLRWIK; this is translated from the coding sequence GTGGCAGATAACGCTCCTGAAGAACCGGGCAGCGCCGCAGGCCGGCCCCAGTACCATGGCGCGCCTGCCAACGCACTCCCCCTGACGGCCAGCGAGGACAGGCAATGGGCTACCCTGGCCCATTTTGGCGGCATCCTGGGGTGCCTGCCGTCCCTTTTGATCTACTTGATTTTCAAGGATCGCGGACCGTTCACAGCGCAGGAATCCAAAGAAGCACTGAACTTCACGTTGCCTCCCACCATTGCCGCCGTGCTGGCAAACATCCTGGTTTTGCTGCCTGTTGTTGGCAACATCTTCGCCGTCATCGCTACCGCAATCTGGGTGGCCCTGACGTGCTTCTCCGTTTCGGCGGGCATCCGCGTAAACCACGGGCAGCCTCACCGCTACAAAATCAACCTCCGCTGGATTAAGTAG
- the hemW gene encoding radical SAM family heme chaperone HemW yields the protein MPSVLPLGDPAPADGILPPQVLAGVEHRKFGLYVHIPFCAVRCGYCDFNTYTATELGGGASQDAYASTAVSELDFASVALDASGLPRRPLSTVFFGGGTPTLLPAEDLARILRAAVDHWGLEPGAEVTTEANPDSVTPESLKVLADAGFTRVSFGMQSAVPHVLKVLDRTHTPSRVPLVVQWAREAGLAVSLDLIYGTPGESMADWQFSLETALSYEPDHISAYALIVEDGTKLAAQIRRGEVPGIDDDDHASKYELADKMISEAGLGWYEVSNWSRTPEQACRHNLAYWRGDDWWGIGPGAHSHVGGVRWWNVKHPTAYAGRLGSGSSPAAGRETLDAETREVERIMLEARLGTGLSVDALGAIGRHAMAGLIADQLVDPVQAFKGRLVLTLKGRLLADAVVRRLLPD from the coding sequence ATGCCCAGCGTCCTACCTTTGGGCGACCCGGCACCTGCGGATGGCATTTTGCCTCCGCAGGTGTTGGCCGGCGTCGAGCACCGCAAGTTCGGGCTCTATGTCCACATACCGTTCTGCGCTGTCCGATGCGGTTACTGCGATTTCAACACCTATACGGCCACGGAGCTCGGCGGGGGTGCCTCTCAGGATGCCTACGCTTCCACGGCTGTCTCTGAGCTGGACTTTGCTTCGGTGGCCTTGGATGCCTCAGGTTTGCCCCGCCGTCCCCTCAGCACTGTTTTCTTTGGTGGAGGTACTCCCACCCTTCTTCCTGCAGAAGATCTGGCAAGGATCCTGCGGGCTGCCGTCGACCATTGGGGCCTTGAGCCCGGTGCCGAAGTGACCACGGAGGCCAATCCCGATTCCGTGACTCCGGAGTCCCTGAAGGTTTTGGCCGACGCAGGTTTCACCCGCGTCTCCTTCGGTATGCAGTCTGCCGTACCGCACGTTCTGAAGGTGCTGGACCGCACCCATACGCCGAGTCGGGTACCCCTGGTGGTGCAGTGGGCGCGTGAAGCGGGACTTGCCGTGAGCCTGGATCTCATTTACGGCACGCCCGGAGAATCCATGGCTGATTGGCAGTTCTCCCTTGAGACTGCGCTCTCTTACGAGCCGGATCACATCAGTGCCTACGCTTTGATCGTGGAGGACGGCACCAAACTTGCCGCCCAGATACGCCGCGGTGAGGTGCCCGGTATTGACGACGACGACCACGCTTCCAAGTACGAGCTGGCGGACAAGATGATCTCCGAAGCGGGCTTGGGCTGGTATGAGGTCAGCAACTGGTCGCGAACACCGGAGCAGGCGTGCCGCCACAACCTTGCTTACTGGCGCGGGGACGACTGGTGGGGCATTGGACCCGGCGCCCACTCGCACGTCGGGGGCGTCAGGTGGTGGAACGTTAAGCATCCCACTGCTTACGCCGGGAGGTTGGGGAGCGGAAGCTCTCCGGCCGCCGGACGCGAAACCCTCGACGCCGAAACCCGGGAAGTCGAGCGGATCATGCTTGAAGCCCGGCTTGGCACAGGATTGTCCGTGGATGCCTTGGGCGCGATCGGACGGCACGCGATGGCCGGGCTCATTGCCGACCAACTGGTGGACCCTGTACAGGCGTTCAAGGGCAGGCTCGTCCTGACCCTGAAGGGTCGGCTCCTGGCTGACGCCGTAGTCCGAAGGCTCCTGCCCGACTGA
- the hrcA gene encoding heat-inducible transcriptional repressor HrcA — translation MSEPRKLEVLRAIVEDYVHSREPVGSKALVERHHLGVSSATIRNDMAVLEEEGLIAAPHTSAGRIPTDKGYRLFVDRISQVKPLSAAERRAIHSLLEGPDDVDDILERTVRLLSQLTNQVAVVQYPQSHRALVRHVEFVLLAPHQVLVVLIADTGSVVQKVIDAGTDVGNEALMLLRSRFLGNIAGTQLALLPQVLPSVVALCPPELRGLAQTLAQGLQSLSDTSREERILMAGTANLARSNVDFPLSIGPVLEALEEQVVMLRLLSDMGDDPRGVTVSIGRENPYDGLAEASVVATGYGSGAKVGILGPTRMDYPTTMAAVRAVARYLSRILGG, via the coding sequence ATGAGTGAGCCGCGCAAGCTCGAGGTGCTGCGTGCCATCGTTGAAGACTACGTGCATTCCAGGGAACCTGTTGGATCGAAGGCCCTTGTAGAACGCCACCATCTTGGCGTTTCCAGCGCCACCATCAGGAATGACATGGCTGTCCTGGAAGAAGAAGGCCTTATTGCCGCGCCCCATACCAGCGCAGGCCGAATCCCCACGGACAAGGGCTATCGCTTGTTCGTTGACCGCATTTCCCAGGTCAAACCATTATCTGCAGCCGAACGCCGGGCCATCCACTCCTTACTTGAGGGTCCTGATGATGTTGACGACATCCTGGAGCGCACAGTAAGGCTTCTGTCCCAGCTGACAAACCAGGTGGCGGTCGTTCAGTACCCGCAGTCACACCGGGCGTTGGTCCGTCACGTGGAATTCGTCCTGCTGGCCCCTCATCAGGTCCTCGTGGTGTTGATCGCTGACACCGGTAGCGTGGTGCAGAAGGTCATCGATGCCGGCACCGATGTGGGCAACGAGGCGCTAATGCTTCTGAGGTCCCGGTTCCTGGGCAATATTGCAGGCACCCAGCTGGCTCTTTTGCCGCAGGTACTTCCGTCGGTGGTGGCACTTTGTCCTCCGGAGCTTCGCGGCCTGGCGCAGACTTTGGCCCAAGGGCTGCAGTCATTGAGCGACACCAGCCGTGAAGAGCGGATCCTGATGGCCGGAACAGCGAACCTGGCCCGGTCCAACGTGGACTTCCCCCTAAGCATTGGGCCTGTTCTGGAAGCACTCGAGGAACAAGTTGTCATGCTTCGGTTGTTGTCTGACATGGGGGATGATCCCCGGGGCGTGACCGTAAGCATTGGACGTGAGAATCCTTACGACGGTCTGGCGGAGGCGTCAGTCGTGGCAACCGGTTACGGATCCGGAGCCAAAGTGGGGATTCTTGGTCCTACACGCATGGACTATCCCACTACCATGGCAGCCGTTCGCGCCGTGGCCCGTTACCTTTCCCGCATTCTCGGCGGCTGA
- a CDS encoding GerMN domain-containing protein — MLAALLLTGCIANGGGSAAGVTSPPVTIADAPASHAPLETTQASTKIPVYWIGRSKEEVYLYREFRDISSDGNPVTTALKIMMSEKPLDHDFFTPWQAPENLATSISGKNVITVDISRDAFNSNLDAGMAQRAVQQLVYTATAAASSSGLINSGQQIQVVILVDGHTDYMAFGQVKLGQPMERNASLVAPLWIIDPQEETTLPTGVVKFNGRSTDSSKPVSWQILQENNKGEKTSLFTGQTQATGDPGQYGVFNFSAQLKAGKYELRVSQVDEAGATIETSTDTRIFNVG; from the coding sequence ATGCTTGCTGCCCTTCTGCTGACGGGATGCATTGCCAATGGCGGCGGCAGCGCGGCCGGGGTGACTTCCCCGCCAGTCACCATTGCAGACGCACCAGCCAGCCACGCTCCACTGGAAACTACGCAGGCCTCCACAAAAATACCGGTGTATTGGATTGGCCGCAGCAAGGAAGAGGTCTACCTCTACCGCGAGTTCAGGGACATCTCCAGCGATGGAAACCCCGTAACCACCGCACTGAAGATCATGATGTCCGAAAAGCCATTGGACCACGACTTCTTCACACCCTGGCAGGCACCGGAAAACCTGGCCACGTCCATCTCCGGCAAGAACGTCATCACCGTCGACATCTCCCGGGATGCGTTCAACTCGAACCTCGACGCTGGAATGGCGCAGCGCGCCGTCCAACAGTTGGTCTATACAGCTACAGCAGCAGCCTCCTCCTCAGGCCTGATCAACTCCGGACAACAAATCCAAGTTGTCATCCTGGTTGACGGGCACACGGACTACATGGCCTTCGGCCAAGTCAAACTTGGCCAACCCATGGAACGAAATGCCTCCCTGGTAGCACCTCTGTGGATCATCGACCCCCAAGAGGAAACAACATTGCCAACAGGTGTGGTCAAGTTCAATGGCCGCAGCACGGACAGCTCAAAACCGGTCAGCTGGCAGATTCTCCAAGAAAACAACAAGGGCGAAAAGACCAGCCTTTTCACCGGACAAACCCAAGCCACCGGCGACCCCGGTCAATACGGCGTCTTCAACTTCAGTGCCCAATTGAAGGCCGGAAAATATGAGTTGCGGGTCTCGCAGGTGGACGAAGCCGGCGCAACCATCGAGACGAGCACCGACACCCGCATATTCAACGTCGGATAA
- the dnaJ gene encoding molecular chaperone DnaJ yields MSSHYDVLGVSPEATGEEIKKAYRKLARKLHPDVNPGEDVAEQFKAVTHAYEVLSDPQKRRVYDATGNENGTDNGYGGGYAGQGFAFQDIFDTFFGGGGGQGGPASRVRRGQDALISVRIDLKDAVFGVNKKLEVDTAVICPTCDGSCCRPGTHPERCDICGGSGQVQRAVRSILGQVMTTAPCGSCEGFGTVIKDPCNECSGQGRIRSRRSLTIKVPAGVATGTRIQLSGQGEAGPAGGPSGDLYVEIRVNNDSMFMREGDDLHATLSVPMTAAALGTELQLDTFDGAQDIDVKAGTQSGEVITLRGLGVTHLRGYGRGDLKVHLHVETPTKLDPAQEELLQQLAKLRGEQFTEGKLVASGGMFAKLRDKLGNL; encoded by the coding sequence TTGAGCAGCCACTATGACGTTTTGGGAGTCTCGCCGGAAGCCACCGGGGAAGAGATCAAAAAGGCGTACCGCAAGTTGGCGCGGAAACTCCACCCCGACGTAAACCCGGGCGAGGATGTCGCGGAACAGTTCAAGGCCGTGACGCACGCCTACGAGGTGTTGTCCGATCCCCAGAAGCGCCGCGTCTACGACGCCACGGGCAATGAGAACGGCACCGACAACGGATACGGTGGCGGCTATGCCGGCCAGGGCTTCGCGTTCCAGGACATCTTTGACACCTTCTTTGGCGGGGGTGGCGGCCAGGGCGGCCCTGCCTCCCGTGTCCGTCGGGGCCAGGATGCGCTCATCAGCGTCCGCATCGACTTGAAGGACGCCGTGTTCGGCGTCAACAAGAAGCTCGAAGTGGACACCGCCGTCATCTGCCCCACATGTGATGGCAGTTGCTGCCGCCCGGGGACACACCCGGAACGCTGCGATATTTGCGGTGGCAGCGGTCAGGTCCAGCGGGCTGTCCGGTCGATCCTCGGCCAGGTCATGACAACCGCCCCTTGCGGTTCGTGTGAGGGCTTCGGCACGGTCATTAAGGACCCCTGCAATGAGTGCAGCGGGCAGGGCCGCATCCGCAGCCGCCGTTCACTGACCATCAAGGTTCCCGCCGGTGTTGCCACTGGTACGCGCATTCAGCTCTCCGGGCAGGGTGAAGCGGGACCGGCAGGAGGCCCCTCCGGTGATCTCTACGTGGAGATCCGGGTCAACAACGATTCCATGTTCATGCGTGAAGGCGACGACCTCCATGCCACACTGAGTGTGCCCATGACCGCGGCGGCACTTGGCACTGAATTGCAGCTGGACACCTTCGACGGCGCCCAGGACATTGACGTCAAGGCCGGAACCCAATCCGGAGAAGTCATCACTCTGCGCGGCCTGGGTGTGACGCACCTCCGGGGCTACGGCCGAGGCGACCTGAAGGTGCACTTGCACGTGGAGACCCCCACCAAGCTCGACCCCGCCCAAGAAGAACTCCTGCAGCAGTTGGCCAAGCTCCGCGGTGAGCAGTTTACCGAGGGAAAGCTTGTGGCCAGCGGCGGGATGTTCGCAAAACTTCGCGACAAGCTCGGTAACCTGTAG